A single Biomphalaria glabrata chromosome 2, xgBioGlab47.1, whole genome shotgun sequence DNA region contains:
- the LOC106065350 gene encoding F-box only protein 39-like isoform X3: MWELLPDEVLLLIFKYLKDSDLNHASVACKKWRRVYIEPCLWRSRTFEIRGYCSSQTERIEQMLTKYVNSMGEYLQYVRVVCHSPNLLTAHGMAACVDTLLSGLSSLKDGKKTIRAFQMSELHFHQSWGCFRSSVNLLADAISAFLRTQTNLRHFDMNDACMSRPHSYRIIKALLKSKSMKTLQSIHLLNFYDSEGITHNVGLQLRTLSSKCCCLKEMSLNYSYLLALFGDVENKGALLPETLERLSLLVNAGDFCQYEEGVMSSEHWKGIHSACPNLQVHFYMDGWPRNPTKMLVPKIPLAHFCIGGARSPHSTPFGRKTSLLLDHLALHFDTTLKSACFFADSHRPSSPSKASLVHFLIKCRKLTRLVFSECLVTLDYIFKMFYTSQPYLMSEQFTLHRCLPKDQVFYQFFKRH, encoded by the exons ATGTGGGAACTTCTTCCTGATGAAGTCTTACTTTtgattttcaaatatttaaag gaTTCTGATCTGAACCATGCCTCGGTGGCTTGCAAAAAATGGAGAAGGGTGTACATAGAACCTTGTCTCTGGAGGTCAAGGACATTTGAAATTAGGGGTTATTGCAGCTCTCAGACGGAGAGAATAGAG CAGATGTTGACCAAATACGTCAACTCAATGGGGGAATACCTGCAGTACGTAAGAGTCGTCTGCCACTCACCCAACTTATTGACCGCTCACGGCATGGCTGCATGCGTGGATACACTCCTGTCTGGACTCTCTTCACTCAAGGACGGCAAGAAAACCATCAGGGCGTTCCAGATGAGCGAGCTTCACTTCCATCAATCATGGGGCTGTTTCCGATCGTCAGTTAACTTGCTGGCGGACGCCATCTCTGCTTTCTTACGGACACAGACCAACTTACGTCATTTCGACATGAACGATGCCTGCATGAGCCGTCCGCACTCATACCGTATCATCAAAGCTTTATTAAAAAGCAAAAGCATGAAGACGCTGCAATCAATCCATCTGCTCAACTTCTATGACAGTGAAGGTATCACTCACAACGTTGGACTCCAGCTGAGGACTTTGAGCTCAAAGTGTTGCTGTCTTAAGGAAATGTCTTTAAACTATTCATATCTTCTCGCGTTATTTGGAGATGTTGAAAACAAGGGTGCACTCTTGCCTGAAACTCTGGAGAGGCTGTCCTTATTGGTGAATGCTGGAGATTTCTGTCAGTACGAAGAGGGCGTAATGAGCTCAGAACATTGGAAGGGGATACATTCTGCGTGCCCTAACCTTCAAGTACATTTCTATATGGATGGATGGCCCAGGAACCCAACCAAAATGCTAGTTCCTAAAATTCCGTTAGCGCATTTTTGCATTGGAGGTGCGCGGAGCCCACATTCGACGCCCTTTGGCCGCAAAACTAGTCTTCTATTGGATCACCTGGCTCTACATTTTGACACGACACTAAAGTCAGCATGTTTTTTTGCAGATAGCCACAGACCTTCTTCACCAAGCAAAGCCTCGCTGGTTCATTTCTTGATAAAGTGCAGAAAACTCACCCGACTAGTCTTCTCGGAATGTCTAGTCACATTGGATTATATTTTTAAG atGTTTTATACCAGCCAGCCATATTTGATGTCTGAACAGTTTACACTGCATAGATGTCTTCCAAAAGATCAAGTCTTTTACCAATTCTTTAAAAGACATTGA
- the LOC106065350 gene encoding F-box only protein 39-like isoform X2 has product MWELLPDEVLLLIFKYLKDSDLNHASVACKKWRRVYIEPCLWRSRTFEIRGYCSSQTERIEMLTKYVNSMGEYLQYVRVVCHSPNLLTAHGMAACVDTLLSGLSSLKDGKKTIRAFQMSELHFHQSWGCFRSSVNLLADAISAFLRTQTNLRHFDMNDACMSRPHSYRIIKALLKSKSMKTLQSIHLLNFYDSEGITHNVGLQLRTLSSKCCCLKEMSLNYSYLLALFGDVENKGALLPETLERLSLLVNAGDFCQYEEGVMSSEHWKGIHSACPNLQVHFYMDGWPRNPTKMLVPKIPLAHFCIGGARSPHSTPFGRKTSLLLDHLALHFDTTLKSACFFADSHRPSSPSKASLVHFLIKCRKLTRLVFSECLVTLDYIFKVKNELNKVKNELNKVKNELNNEKVMVSVVRQTRISPSS; this is encoded by the exons ATGTGGGAACTTCTTCCTGATGAAGTCTTACTTTtgattttcaaatatttaaag gaTTCTGATCTGAACCATGCCTCGGTGGCTTGCAAAAAATGGAGAAGGGTGTACATAGAACCTTGTCTCTGGAGGTCAAGGACATTTGAAATTAGGGGTTATTGCAGCTCTCAGACGGAGAGAATAGAG ATGTTGACCAAATACGTCAACTCAATGGGGGAATACCTGCAGTACGTAAGAGTCGTCTGCCACTCACCCAACTTATTGACCGCTCACGGCATGGCTGCATGCGTGGATACACTCCTGTCTGGACTCTCTTCACTCAAGGACGGCAAGAAAACCATCAGGGCGTTCCAGATGAGCGAGCTTCACTTCCATCAATCATGGGGCTGTTTCCGATCGTCAGTTAACTTGCTGGCGGACGCCATCTCTGCTTTCTTACGGACACAGACCAACTTACGTCATTTCGACATGAACGATGCCTGCATGAGCCGTCCGCACTCATACCGTATCATCAAAGCTTTATTAAAAAGCAAAAGCATGAAGACGCTGCAATCAATCCATCTGCTCAACTTCTATGACAGTGAAGGTATCACTCACAACGTTGGACTCCAGCTGAGGACTTTGAGCTCAAAGTGTTGCTGTCTTAAGGAAATGTCTTTAAACTATTCATATCTTCTCGCGTTATTTGGAGATGTTGAAAACAAGGGTGCACTCTTGCCTGAAACTCTGGAGAGGCTGTCCTTATTGGTGAATGCTGGAGATTTCTGTCAGTACGAAGAGGGCGTAATGAGCTCAGAACATTGGAAGGGGATACATTCTGCGTGCCCTAACCTTCAAGTACATTTCTATATGGATGGATGGCCCAGGAACCCAACCAAAATGCTAGTTCCTAAAATTCCGTTAGCGCATTTTTGCATTGGAGGTGCGCGGAGCCCACATTCGACGCCCTTTGGCCGCAAAACTAGTCTTCTATTGGATCACCTGGCTCTACATTTTGACACGACACTAAAGTCAGCATGTTTTTTTGCAGATAGCCACAGACCTTCTTCACCAAGCAAAGCCTCGCTGGTTCATTTCTTGATAAAGTGCAGAAAACTCACCCGACTAGTCTTCTCGGAATGTCTAGTCACATTGGATTATATTTTTAAGGTGAAGAATGAGCTAAACAAGGTGAAGAATGAGCTAAACAAGGTGAAGAATGAGCTAAACAATGAAAAAGTAAtggtctctgttgtacgacagACCCGAATCTCTCCCAGTTCGTAG
- the LOC106065350 gene encoding F-box only protein 39-like isoform X1, with amino-acid sequence MWELLPDEVLLLIFKYLKDSDLNHASVACKKWRRVYIEPCLWRSRTFEIRGYCSSQTERIEQMLTKYVNSMGEYLQYVRVVCHSPNLLTAHGMAACVDTLLSGLSSLKDGKKTIRAFQMSELHFHQSWGCFRSSVNLLADAISAFLRTQTNLRHFDMNDACMSRPHSYRIIKALLKSKSMKTLQSIHLLNFYDSEGITHNVGLQLRTLSSKCCCLKEMSLNYSYLLALFGDVENKGALLPETLERLSLLVNAGDFCQYEEGVMSSEHWKGIHSACPNLQVHFYMDGWPRNPTKMLVPKIPLAHFCIGGARSPHSTPFGRKTSLLLDHLALHFDTTLKSACFFADSHRPSSPSKASLVHFLIKCRKLTRLVFSECLVTLDYIFKVKNELNKVKNELNKVKNELNNEKVMVSVVRQTRISPSS; translated from the exons ATGTGGGAACTTCTTCCTGATGAAGTCTTACTTTtgattttcaaatatttaaag gaTTCTGATCTGAACCATGCCTCGGTGGCTTGCAAAAAATGGAGAAGGGTGTACATAGAACCTTGTCTCTGGAGGTCAAGGACATTTGAAATTAGGGGTTATTGCAGCTCTCAGACGGAGAGAATAGAG CAGATGTTGACCAAATACGTCAACTCAATGGGGGAATACCTGCAGTACGTAAGAGTCGTCTGCCACTCACCCAACTTATTGACCGCTCACGGCATGGCTGCATGCGTGGATACACTCCTGTCTGGACTCTCTTCACTCAAGGACGGCAAGAAAACCATCAGGGCGTTCCAGATGAGCGAGCTTCACTTCCATCAATCATGGGGCTGTTTCCGATCGTCAGTTAACTTGCTGGCGGACGCCATCTCTGCTTTCTTACGGACACAGACCAACTTACGTCATTTCGACATGAACGATGCCTGCATGAGCCGTCCGCACTCATACCGTATCATCAAAGCTTTATTAAAAAGCAAAAGCATGAAGACGCTGCAATCAATCCATCTGCTCAACTTCTATGACAGTGAAGGTATCACTCACAACGTTGGACTCCAGCTGAGGACTTTGAGCTCAAAGTGTTGCTGTCTTAAGGAAATGTCTTTAAACTATTCATATCTTCTCGCGTTATTTGGAGATGTTGAAAACAAGGGTGCACTCTTGCCTGAAACTCTGGAGAGGCTGTCCTTATTGGTGAATGCTGGAGATTTCTGTCAGTACGAAGAGGGCGTAATGAGCTCAGAACATTGGAAGGGGATACATTCTGCGTGCCCTAACCTTCAAGTACATTTCTATATGGATGGATGGCCCAGGAACCCAACCAAAATGCTAGTTCCTAAAATTCCGTTAGCGCATTTTTGCATTGGAGGTGCGCGGAGCCCACATTCGACGCCCTTTGGCCGCAAAACTAGTCTTCTATTGGATCACCTGGCTCTACATTTTGACACGACACTAAAGTCAGCATGTTTTTTTGCAGATAGCCACAGACCTTCTTCACCAAGCAAAGCCTCGCTGGTTCATTTCTTGATAAAGTGCAGAAAACTCACCCGACTAGTCTTCTCGGAATGTCTAGTCACATTGGATTATATTTTTAAGGTGAAGAATGAGCTAAACAAGGTGAAGAATGAGCTAAACAAGGTGAAGAATGAGCTAAACAATGAAAAAGTAAtggtctctgttgtacgacagACCCGAATCTCTCCCAGTTCGTAG
- the LOC106065350 gene encoding F-box only protein 39-like isoform X4, translating into MWELLPDEVLLLIFKYLKDSDLNHASVACKKWRRVYIEPCLWRSRTFEIRGYCSSQTERIEQMLTKYVNSMGEYLQYVRVVCHSPNLLTAHGMAACVDTLLSGLSSLKDGKKTIRAFQMSELHFHQSWGCFRSSVNLLADAISAFLRTQTNLRHFDMNDACMSRPHSYRIIKALLKSKSMKTLQSIHLLNFYDSEGITHNVGLQLRTLSSKCCCLKEMSLNYSYLLALFGDVENKGALLPETLERLSLLVNAGDFCQYEEGVMSSEHWKGIHSACPNLQVHFYMDGWPRNPTKMLVPKIPLAHFCIGGARSPHSTPFGRKTSLLLDHLALHFDTTLKSACFFADSHRPSSPSKASLVHFLIKCRKLTRLVFSECLVTLDYIFKVKNELNNEKVMVSVVRQTRISPSS; encoded by the exons ATGTGGGAACTTCTTCCTGATGAAGTCTTACTTTtgattttcaaatatttaaag gaTTCTGATCTGAACCATGCCTCGGTGGCTTGCAAAAAATGGAGAAGGGTGTACATAGAACCTTGTCTCTGGAGGTCAAGGACATTTGAAATTAGGGGTTATTGCAGCTCTCAGACGGAGAGAATAGAG CAGATGTTGACCAAATACGTCAACTCAATGGGGGAATACCTGCAGTACGTAAGAGTCGTCTGCCACTCACCCAACTTATTGACCGCTCACGGCATGGCTGCATGCGTGGATACACTCCTGTCTGGACTCTCTTCACTCAAGGACGGCAAGAAAACCATCAGGGCGTTCCAGATGAGCGAGCTTCACTTCCATCAATCATGGGGCTGTTTCCGATCGTCAGTTAACTTGCTGGCGGACGCCATCTCTGCTTTCTTACGGACACAGACCAACTTACGTCATTTCGACATGAACGATGCCTGCATGAGCCGTCCGCACTCATACCGTATCATCAAAGCTTTATTAAAAAGCAAAAGCATGAAGACGCTGCAATCAATCCATCTGCTCAACTTCTATGACAGTGAAGGTATCACTCACAACGTTGGACTCCAGCTGAGGACTTTGAGCTCAAAGTGTTGCTGTCTTAAGGAAATGTCTTTAAACTATTCATATCTTCTCGCGTTATTTGGAGATGTTGAAAACAAGGGTGCACTCTTGCCTGAAACTCTGGAGAGGCTGTCCTTATTGGTGAATGCTGGAGATTTCTGTCAGTACGAAGAGGGCGTAATGAGCTCAGAACATTGGAAGGGGATACATTCTGCGTGCCCTAACCTTCAAGTACATTTCTATATGGATGGATGGCCCAGGAACCCAACCAAAATGCTAGTTCCTAAAATTCCGTTAGCGCATTTTTGCATTGGAGGTGCGCGGAGCCCACATTCGACGCCCTTTGGCCGCAAAACTAGTCTTCTATTGGATCACCTGGCTCTACATTTTGACACGACACTAAAGTCAGCATGTTTTTTTGCAGATAGCCACAGACCTTCTTCACCAAGCAAAGCCTCGCTGGTTCATTTCTTGATAAAGTGCAGAAAACTCACCCGACTAGTCTTCTCGGAATGTCTAGTCACATTGGATTATATTTTTAAG GTGAAGAATGAGCTAAACAATGAAAAAGTAAtggtctctgttgtacgacagACCCGAATCTCTCCCAGTTCGTAG